From Primulina huaijiensis isolate GDHJ02 chromosome 15, ASM1229523v2, whole genome shotgun sequence, one genomic window encodes:
- the LOC140958182 gene encoding copper transporter 6-like, producing MNDGDHMHGMAPPTSGGSSNDSMSTMNPSHMLMHMTFFWGKNAEILFDGWPGYDRLGMYILALVVVFLFALFVEWLSHCSILRETSGRGGAAAGLVQTAVHALRIGLAYLVMLAVMSFNAGVFLVAVAGHTLGFFLFGSTAFRKLPEDGEKTAGRPPIC from the coding sequence ATGAACGACGGTGACCATATGCACGGTATGGCTCCGCCGACCAGCGGCGGCTCTTCTAACGACAGCATGTCAACGATGAACCCCAGCCACATGTTGATGCACATGACCTTCTTCTGGGGTAAGAACGCTGAGATCCTATTCGACGGCTGGCCCGGCTACGATCGGCTTGGCATGTATATTCTCGCCCTGGTAGTTGTCTTTCTGTTCGCCCTTTTCGTGGAGTGGCTGTCTCATTGTAGTATCCTCCGAGAAACATCGGGCCGCGGCGGGGCTGCGGCGGGGTTGGTGCAGACTGCCGTGCACGCGTTGAGGATTGGCTTGGCTTATCTTGTCATGCTTGCCGTTATGTCTTTCAACGCCGGAGTTTTCCTGGTTGCTGTTGCCGGGCACACCTTGGGCTTTTTCTTGTTCGGGAGTACGGCTTTTAGGAAGCTGCCCGAGGATGGAGAAAAGACGGCGGGCCGTCCTCCCATTTGTTGA